One window from the genome of Haladaptatus paucihalophilus DX253 encodes:
- a CDS encoding GNAT family N-acetyltransferase: MRYEVRDELPTPEEFIALRDAADMAPRSLEAVERGLPNSVFGVTVVDGETGEVVGMARIIGDGGSVYQIGDMAVHPDHQRQGLGSRMMERLMEYLEENAPEGAYVNLMADVEGFYEQFGFEYTAPASRGMYQRM, from the coding sequence ATGCGCTACGAAGTCCGTGACGAGCTACCGACACCCGAGGAGTTCATCGCCCTCCGCGACGCCGCGGACATGGCACCCCGGAGTTTGGAGGCGGTCGAACGAGGCTTGCCGAACTCGGTGTTCGGCGTGACGGTCGTGGACGGCGAAACCGGCGAGGTCGTCGGCATGGCCCGCATCATCGGCGACGGCGGGTCGGTGTACCAGATTGGCGACATGGCGGTCCACCCCGACCACCAGCGGCAGGGGCTTGGGTCCCGTATGATGGAGCGATTGATGGAATATCTGGAGGAAAATGCACCCGAAGGAGCCTACGTCAACCTCATGGCCGACGTGGAGGGATTCTACGAGCAGTTCGGCTTCGAGTACACGGCTCCCGCTTCGCGGGGGATGTACCAGCGAATGTGA
- a CDS encoding alpha/beta hydrolase has product MTLNEVVVPGARDVRGSLDEPEAPTDTVVVACPPHPQFDGNRGDNRLVALADYLTEHGVACLRFDYGDWDEGYGEREDARNALRWARERYDSVGIFGFSFGGAIATLAGVDETADAIALLAPASRLTTELDAAAALDDVDVPLKVLYGTRDDTADWKPLVERAKELGFETEEFSADHFFIGQEAKVAGRLGEFLVERL; this is encoded by the coding sequence ATGACGTTGAACGAAGTCGTCGTCCCCGGGGCGCGGGACGTGCGCGGGTCGCTGGACGAACCCGAAGCACCGACGGATACCGTCGTCGTCGCCTGTCCACCACATCCGCAATTCGACGGCAACAGAGGCGACAACCGCCTCGTCGCGCTCGCCGACTACCTCACGGAGCACGGCGTGGCCTGCCTGCGCTTCGATTACGGCGATTGGGACGAGGGGTACGGCGAACGCGAGGACGCGCGCAACGCCCTCCGCTGGGCGCGCGAGCGCTACGATTCGGTCGGCATCTTCGGTTTCAGCTTTGGCGGCGCGATAGCGACGCTCGCGGGCGTGGACGAGACCGCCGACGCCATCGCGTTGCTCGCGCCCGCGTCCCGCCTGACCACGGAACTGGACGCGGCCGCGGCGCTGGACGACGTGGACGTTCCGCTGAAAGTCCTCTACGGAACGCGCGACGACACGGCCGACTGGAAACCCCTCGTGGAGCGCGCGAAGGAGTTGGGCTTCGAAACCGAGGAGTTCAGCGCGGACCACTTCTTCATCGGACAGGAAGCGAAGGTGGCGGGGCGGTTGGGCGAGTTCTTGGTCGAACGGCTTTGA
- the guaA gene encoding glutamine-hydrolyzing GMP synthase, translated as MVETGKFIEKAVAEIREAVGDSHAIIALSGGVDSSVAAGLAYKAIGDQLTPVYVDTGLMRKGETNQIRKTFSYMSSLEVVEAEDRFFDALSGVTDPEEKRKVIGEQFIREFEREARVTDADYLVQGTIYPDRIESEGGIKSHHNVGGLPDVVDFDGIVEPVRDLYKDEVREVARALGMEEIIAERMPFPGPGLAVRVIGEVTPEKAQVAREACHVVEEELEEYDPWQAFAAVVGKGTGVKGDNRVHGWIVAVRSVESRDGMTARAQEIDWETLQRIQSRITGQNENVARVVYDVTHKPPATIEYE; from the coding sequence ATGGTCGAAACCGGCAAGTTCATCGAGAAAGCGGTCGCGGAGATTCGAGAAGCGGTCGGCGACTCGCACGCCATCATCGCGCTGTCGGGCGGCGTCGATTCGTCCGTCGCCGCCGGACTCGCGTACAAGGCCATCGGCGACCAGCTCACGCCGGTCTACGTCGATACCGGCTTGATGCGCAAGGGCGAGACGAACCAGATTCGCAAGACGTTCTCCTACATGAGTTCGCTGGAAGTCGTGGAAGCGGAAGACCGCTTTTTCGACGCGCTCTCTGGCGTCACCGACCCCGAGGAGAAGCGGAAGGTCATCGGCGAGCAGTTCATCCGCGAGTTCGAGCGCGAAGCGCGGGTCACGGACGCGGACTACCTCGTGCAGGGGACCATCTACCCCGACCGAATCGAGAGCGAGGGCGGTATCAAGTCACACCACAACGTCGGCGGCCTGCCGGACGTGGTGGACTTCGACGGCATCGTCGAACCCGTCCGCGACCTCTACAAGGACGAAGTGCGCGAGGTCGCTCGCGCCCTCGGCATGGAAGAAATCATCGCCGAGCGCATGCCGTTCCCCGGACCGGGACTGGCAGTCCGCGTCATCGGCGAGGTCACGCCCGAGAAGGCGCAGGTCGCACGCGAGGCGTGCCACGTCGTGGAGGAGGAACTGGAGGAGTACGACCCGTGGCAGGCGTTCGCCGCCGTCGTCGGCAAGGGAACCGGCGTCAAGGGGGACAACCGCGTCCACGGTTGGATTGTCGCGGTGCGCTCGGTCGAATCGCGCGACGGCATGACCGCCAGAGCGCAGGAGATAGACTGGGAGACGCTCCAGCGTATCCAGTCGCGCATCACCGGCCAAAACGAGAACGTCGCCCGCGTCGTCTACGACGTGACACATAAGCCCCCGGCGACCATCGAGTACGAGTGA
- a CDS encoding dipeptide epimerase yields the protein MSLTAEFERISLPLEHAFTISRGTQTAAENVVVKIEDDDGNVGIGGAAPSEHYGETAATVEAVMPDLLAVVERVDDPHALARIEREMRETVNRNPAARCAVSIALHDLVAKRAGLPLYRYWGLDGRETLETSFTIGIDPTDVMREKTREAVAAGYGTLKVKVGTDRDEEIVGAIREEAPDATIRVDANQAWSPREAVRKIDALADFGVEFVEQPVPAENPDGMAFVRERAALPIAADESCITLEDIPRIAGKADIANLKLMKCGGLREAMRMIHAANAHGLELMLGCMVESNASIAAACHLVPLLDYADLDGSLLLAEDEYEGVPMPNGVIDLETGRAGTGVRKS from the coding sequence GTGAGCCTCACGGCCGAGTTTGAGCGGATTTCGCTCCCGCTCGAACACGCCTTCACCATCTCGCGAGGCACGCAGACGGCCGCGGAAAACGTCGTCGTGAAAATCGAGGATGACGACGGAAACGTCGGCATCGGCGGGGCCGCCCCCTCGGAACACTACGGCGAGACGGCGGCGACGGTCGAAGCCGTCATGCCGGACCTCCTCGCCGTCGTCGAACGGGTGGACGACCCACACGCGCTCGCCCGAATCGAACGGGAGATGCGCGAGACGGTGAACCGCAACCCGGCGGCGCGCTGTGCGGTGAGTATCGCGCTGCACGACCTCGTGGCGAAACGCGCCGGACTGCCGCTGTATCGCTACTGGGGACTCGACGGGCGCGAGACGCTCGAAACGTCGTTCACCATCGGTATCGACCCGACCGACGTAATGCGCGAGAAGACGCGCGAGGCAGTCGCGGCCGGGTACGGAACCTTGAAGGTGAAGGTCGGCACCGACCGCGACGAGGAAATCGTCGGCGCGATTCGGGAGGAAGCGCCCGACGCGACGATTCGCGTGGACGCGAATCAGGCGTGGAGTCCGCGCGAGGCGGTGCGGAAGATCGACGCGCTCGCCGACTTCGGCGTGGAATTCGTCGAACAGCCCGTCCCCGCCGAGAATCCGGACGGAATGGCCTTCGTCCGCGAACGCGCCGCCCTCCCCATCGCGGCCGACGAGTCCTGCATCACGCTGGAGGACATCCCGAGAATTGCGGGCAAGGCCGACATCGCCAACCTGAAACTGATGAAGTGCGGCGGCCTCCGCGAGGCGATGCGGATGATTCACGCCGCGAACGCCCACGGCTTGGAACTCATGCTCGGGTGCATGGTCGAGAGCAACGCCAGCATCGCGGCGGCGTGTCACCTCGTTCCCCTGCTCGACTACGCGGATTTGGACGGGTCGCTCCTGCTCGCCGAGGACGAGTACGAGGGCGTCCCGATGCCGAACGGCGTCATCGACCTCGAAACGGGACGCGCGGGCACCGGCGTTCGAAAATCGTAG
- a CDS encoding M14 family metallopeptidase, with product MRVQTLGDGTPDLAVVACLHGNERCGKTAIERVLAEKPAFSRPVRFVLANEAAIAEGVRFIDEDLNRAFPGDPEGDTHESRLAAELLPEIRDCGVLDLHSTRSHPEAFALLSRINDRTKRLARATGVARVVDISYVAGGLIDHVDGVAVECGLRGTERAERNAERVLRNFLGETGAVDALSESGDPELYRIFDAVEGADYEFVGENFVRVEEGEVFARKRGTGDTGSPGNELRADRPFYPVLMSTDGYDEMVGFRAERVGTLER from the coding sequence ATGCGCGTCCAGACCCTCGGCGATGGAACGCCGGACCTCGCCGTCGTCGCCTGCCTGCACGGGAACGAGCGCTGTGGCAAAACAGCAATCGAGCGCGTGCTGGCGGAGAAGCCCGCCTTCTCTCGGCCGGTTCGGTTCGTCCTCGCCAACGAGGCGGCCATCGCGGAGGGCGTCAGGTTCATCGACGAGGACCTGAATCGCGCGTTTCCCGGCGACCCCGAGGGGGACACCCACGAGTCCCGACTCGCTGCGGAACTCCTGCCCGAGATTCGGGACTGCGGCGTTCTCGACCTGCACTCCACGAGGTCACATCCGGAGGCGTTCGCGCTCCTCTCGCGGATAAACGACCGGACGAAACGGTTGGCGCGGGCGACGGGCGTCGCGCGCGTCGTCGATATCAGCTACGTCGCCGGTGGTCTCATCGACCACGTGGACGGCGTGGCGGTCGAGTGCGGCCTTCGGGGGACGGAGCGCGCCGAGCGAAACGCCGAGCGGGTCCTGCGGAACTTCCTCGGCGAAACCGGGGCGGTCGACGCGCTCTCGGAAAGCGGGGACCCCGAACTGTATCGCATCTTCGACGCCGTTGAAGGGGCCGATTACGAGTTCGTCGGCGAGAACTTCGTCCGCGTCGAGGAGGGCGAGGTGTTCGCCAGAAAGAGAGGAACGGGCGACACGGGGAGCCCAGGAAACGAACTCCGCGCCGACCGTCCCTTTTATCCCGTCCTGATGTCCACCGACGGCTACGACGAGATGGTCGGCTTTCGGGCGGAGCGGGTCGGAACGCTGGAGCGCTGA
- a CDS encoding CTP synthase, which translates to MPTDPETDYDPEMGKKFIFVTGGVMSGLGKGITAASTGRLLANAGFDVTAVKIDPYLNVDAGTMNPYQHGEVYVLKDGGEVDLDLGNYERFLDIDMTFDHNITTGKAYQYVIEKERAGDYLGKTVQIIPHITDEIKRRIREAAEGHDVCIVEVGGTVGDIESMPFLEALRQFATEQDDDDFLLTHVTLVPHSKNGEQKTKPTQHSVKELRSIGLQPDVLVGRCSDGLEEKTKEKIALFCDVPTDAVFSNPDVEDIYHVPLVVEEEGLDEYVMEQLSLTDQAIPSDDRSTAWRELVTQETEGEVDIALVGKYALEDAYMSIHEALKHAGLEKNVDVNVLWVDSDEMDDDHEERLKEADGIVVPGGFGSRGTEGKIEAIRYARENDVPFLGLCLGFQMAVVEYARNVLGLDDANSAELDADTPHPVIDILPEQYEVEDMGGTMRLGAHETDIESGTLAEEVYGATSCTERHRHRYEVNPEYFEDFEGEDLVFSGSAGNRMEILEMNDHPYFFGTQFHPEFRSRPDRASPPFVGLLDAVLDEAEQREEVEA; encoded by the coding sequence ATGCCGACTGACCCCGAGACAGACTACGACCCCGAGATGGGGAAGAAGTTCATTTTCGTCACAGGGGGCGTCATGTCCGGACTTGGCAAAGGCATTACCGCCGCGAGCACTGGGCGACTGCTCGCAAACGCCGGGTTCGACGTGACTGCCGTGAAGATCGACCCGTATCTCAACGTGGACGCGGGGACGATGAATCCCTACCAGCATGGAGAAGTGTACGTACTGAAGGACGGTGGCGAGGTCGACCTCGATTTGGGGAACTACGAACGGTTCCTCGACATCGACATGACCTTCGACCACAACATCACGACCGGCAAGGCCTACCAGTACGTCATCGAGAAGGAGCGCGCCGGGGACTACCTGGGCAAGACGGTCCAGATCATCCCGCACATCACGGACGAAATCAAGCGCCGCATCCGCGAGGCCGCCGAGGGCCACGACGTGTGTATCGTCGAAGTGGGCGGCACCGTGGGCGACATCGAGAGCATGCCGTTCCTCGAAGCGCTGCGCCAGTTCGCCACGGAACAGGACGACGACGACTTCCTCTTGACCCACGTCACGCTCGTCCCGCACTCGAAGAACGGCGAGCAGAAGACGAAGCCGACCCAGCACAGCGTGAAGGAACTCCGGAGCATCGGCCTGCAACCCGACGTGCTCGTCGGGCGCTGTAGCGACGGACTGGAGGAGAAAACGAAGGAGAAAATCGCGCTGTTCTGCGACGTGCCGACCGACGCCGTGTTCTCGAACCCCGACGTGGAGGACATCTACCACGTCCCGCTCGTCGTGGAGGAGGAGGGCTTGGACGAGTACGTCATGGAGCAACTCTCCCTGACGGACCAGGCGATTCCGAGCGACGACCGGAGCACCGCGTGGCGCGAACTCGTCACGCAGGAGACCGAGGGCGAGGTCGATATCGCGCTCGTCGGTAAGTACGCGCTCGAAGACGCCTACATGTCCATCCACGAGGCGCTCAAACACGCCGGACTGGAGAAGAACGTGGACGTCAACGTCCTCTGGGTCGATTCCGACGAGATGGACGACGACCACGAGGAACGCCTCAAGGAGGCCGACGGAATCGTCGTCCCCGGCGGGTTCGGCAGTCGCGGAACCGAGGGTAAAATCGAGGCCATCCGCTACGCCCGCGAGAACGACGTGCCGTTCCTCGGCCTGTGTCTCGGCTTCCAGATGGCCGTCGTGGAGTACGCCCGGAACGTCCTCGGACTGGACGACGCGAACTCCGCCGAACTCGACGCGGACACACCGCACCCCGTCATCGACATCCTCCCCGAACAGTACGAGGTGGAGGACATGGGCGGGACGATGCGCCTCGGCGCGCACGAAACCGACATCGAATCGGGAACGCTCGCGGAGGAAGTCTACGGCGCGACGAGTTGCACGGAGCGCCACCGCCACCGCTACGAGGTGAACCCCGAGTACTTCGAGGACTTCGAGGGCGAGGACCTCGTTTTCTCCGGCAGTGCCGGAAACCGGATGGAAATCCTCGAAATGAACGACCATCCGTACTTCTTCGGGACGCAGTTCCACCCCGAGTTCCGCTCCCGTCCCGACCGCGCGAGTCCGCCGTTCGTCGGCCTTCTCGATGCGGTCCTCGACGAAGCCGAGCAGCGTGAGGAGGTGGAAGCCTGA
- the pdhA gene encoding pyruvate dehydrogenase (acetyl-transferring) E1 component subunit alpha gives MNRIIGERELDETPFSAEAARETFERMVLARRFDERAIALQRRGWMSSWPPYRGQEASQVGAALAMADDDWLFPTYRSNGMQVARGVPISDILLFRRGRPEFNSEHDIPTFPQAVPIATQIPHAAGAGMAMNYRGDEDAVLCYFGDGATSEGDFHEGLNFAGVFDAPVVFFCENNNWAISLPRHKQTASDSIAVKAEAYGFEGVQVDGNDPLAVRETVADALDSARKGKPVLVESLTYRQGAHTTSDDPSKYEDVEQDLPEWRKADPLDRYETWLREQGVIDDEFVEEAYDEADELLAEAVEEAEAVEDPDPHDVFDRVYADVPPRLRDQREWLDSFLEDHDVYELEH, from the coding sequence ATGAACCGAATCATCGGGGAACGCGAATTGGATGAAACGCCGTTCTCCGCGGAAGCCGCCCGGGAGACGTTCGAACGGATGGTTCTCGCCCGGCGATTCGACGAGCGCGCCATCGCGCTCCAACGACGCGGGTGGATGAGCAGTTGGCCGCCGTACCGCGGACAGGAAGCCTCACAAGTCGGTGCCGCGCTGGCGATGGCCGACGACGACTGGCTCTTCCCGACCTACCGCTCGAACGGGATGCAGGTCGCACGCGGCGTCCCCATCAGCGACATCTTGCTGTTCCGTCGCGGACGACCGGAGTTCAACTCCGAGCACGACATCCCGACGTTTCCCCAAGCGGTACCCATCGCCACGCAAATCCCCCACGCGGCGGGCGCGGGCATGGCGATGAACTACCGCGGCGACGAGGACGCCGTTCTCTGTTACTTCGGCGACGGTGCGACGAGCGAGGGCGACTTCCACGAAGGGCTGAACTTCGCGGGCGTGTTCGACGCGCCGGTCGTCTTCTTCTGTGAGAACAACAACTGGGCCATCAGCCTCCCGCGACACAAGCAGACCGCGAGCGACAGCATCGCCGTGAAGGCGGAGGCCTACGGTTTCGAGGGCGTGCAGGTGGACGGCAACGACCCGCTGGCGGTCCGCGAAACGGTCGCCGACGCGCTCGACTCCGCCCGGAAGGGAAAACCGGTCCTCGTGGAGAGTCTCACCTACCGACAAGGTGCCCACACCACGAGCGACGACCCGAGCAAGTACGAGGACGTGGAACAGGACCTCCCCGAATGGCGGAAGGCGGACCCCCTCGACCGCTACGAGACGTGGCTCCGCGAGCAGGGTGTCATCGACGACGAGTTCGTCGAGGAGGCCTACGACGAAGCGGACGAACTCCTCGCGGAGGCCGTCGAGGAAGCGGAAGCAGTCGAGGACCCCGACCCGCACGACGTGTTCGACCGGGTGTACGCCGACGTGCCCCCGCGACTCCGCGACCAGCGCGAATGGCTGGACTCGTTCCTCGAAGACCACGACGTGTACGAACTGGAACACTGA
- a CDS encoding cupin domain-containing protein: protein MNVLDRTPDLDPDDGEVLTDELVVTDDVLVKAFALGPGAELSPHEHGDSTNVFHVISGEVTVIQDDEEETVSAPGVVLHERGVVHGARNDSDDVAMLTASLCPLP from the coding sequence ATGAACGTGTTGGACCGCACACCGGACCTCGACCCGGACGACGGAGAGGTGCTGACGGACGAACTGGTCGTCACCGACGACGTGCTCGTGAAGGCCTTCGCGCTCGGTCCCGGCGCGGAACTCAGCCCGCACGAACACGGCGACAGCACGAACGTCTTTCACGTCATCTCCGGCGAGGTGACGGTGATTCAGGACGACGAGGAAGAGACGGTCTCGGCTCCCGGCGTCGTGCTCCACGAGCGCGGCGTCGTCCACGGCGCGCGCAACGACTCGGACGACGTGGCGATGCTGACGGCGAGCCTCTGCCCGCTTCCGTGA
- a CDS encoding PspA/IM30 family protein yields MGVLSRMSYVVRSKINAVLNRAEDPTETLDYSYEQMRDELQDVKQGIADLTTQKKRLEIQKRRLEENVEKHNQQARQAVKQDREDLARQALEKKKQKMNQIEDLEGQIAQLQNTQDNLVEKKNELQNRIEEFRTKKESMKARYEAAEANSRVSEAMTGVGDEMQDVGMAIERAEEKTEDMEARAEAMDELQDTGAFEDALSDKSSLDRELEEMRSSGEVDSELETLKADMGVEDEPEEEETSSSDDDIDLSDLEADVAAEETETETESETEQATEENNS; encoded by the coding sequence ATGGGAGTACTTTCACGCATGTCGTACGTCGTCCGCTCGAAGATAAACGCCGTCCTCAACAGGGCAGAAGACCCGACCGAGACGCTCGATTACTCCTACGAGCAGATGCGCGACGAACTGCAGGACGTAAAGCAGGGTATCGCGGACCTCACGACGCAGAAAAAGCGCCTCGAAATTCAGAAGCGCCGCCTCGAAGAGAACGTCGAGAAGCACAACCAGCAAGCGCGCCAAGCGGTCAAGCAGGACCGCGAGGACCTGGCCCGGCAAGCCCTCGAAAAGAAAAAGCAGAAGATGAACCAAATCGAGGACCTGGAGGGCCAGATCGCGCAACTCCAGAATACGCAGGACAACCTCGTCGAGAAGAAGAACGAACTCCAGAACCGTATCGAGGAGTTCCGCACGAAGAAAGAGAGCATGAAGGCTCGCTACGAGGCCGCGGAAGCCAACAGCCGCGTCTCGGAGGCCATGACCGGCGTCGGCGACGAGATGCAGGACGTCGGGATGGCCATCGAGCGCGCCGAGGAGAAGACGGAGGACATGGAAGCCCGTGCGGAAGCGATGGACGAACTGCAGGACACCGGCGCGTTCGAGGACGCGCTTTCCGATAAAAGCAGCCTCGACCGCGAACTCGAAGAGATGCGGTCGTCCGGCGAGGTCGACTCCGAACTGGAGACGCTGAAAGCCGACATGGGTGTGGAGGACGAACCCGAGGAGGAAGAAACGTCGTCCAGCGACGACGACATCGACCTCTCGGACCTCGAAGCCGATGTCGCCGCCGAGGAGACGGAAACCGAGACGGAGAGCGAAACCGAACAGGCGACCGAGGAGAACAACTCGTAA
- a CDS encoding MBL fold metallo-hydrolase: MVTQLADDVWWLDLGSVNCYLADDGGDLTLVDAGTPFDSGDIMRGVREAGYSINDVDRVLLTHYDFDHVGSLARLPLNAPVYAGAADAPLLSRADAPDWHNHKGALQRVTRPLLSRPDEEIRPIEDGDEIGSFTAYATPGHSPGHTSYVSESLGVAFLGDLVRENHGKLEPSSWAISYDTEAVHDSIVSLESRTPEFEVAAMGHGVPFLREGSERLRELVASM, from the coding sequence ATGGTAACGCAACTCGCGGACGACGTGTGGTGGCTCGACCTCGGGAGCGTGAACTGCTATCTCGCCGACGACGGCGGCGACCTGACCCTCGTGGACGCCGGGACACCCTTCGACAGCGGCGACATCATGCGCGGCGTGCGGGAGGCGGGGTACTCCATCAACGACGTGGACCGCGTGCTGCTCACGCACTACGACTTCGACCACGTCGGGTCGCTCGCGCGCTTGCCCCTCAACGCGCCGGTGTACGCCGGGGCGGCGGACGCGCCGCTGCTCTCGCGCGCGGACGCCCCCGACTGGCACAACCACAAGGGAGCGCTCCAGCGCGTGACCCGACCGCTCCTCTCCCGTCCCGACGAGGAGATTCGTCCCATCGAGGACGGCGACGAAATCGGGAGTTTCACCGCCTACGCCACGCCGGGCCACTCGCCGGGACACACGTCGTACGTCAGCGAATCGCTGGGCGTCGCCTTCCTCGGTGACCTCGTGCGCGAGAACCACGGGAAACTCGAACCCTCCTCGTGGGCCATCAGCTACGACACCGAAGCGGTCCACGACAGCATCGTCTCGCTCGAATCCCGAACGCCGGAGTTCGAGGTGGCCGCGATGGGCCACGGCGTCCCCTTCCTCCGCGAGGGGAGCGAGCGACTGCGCGAACTGGTCGCGTCGATGTGA
- a CDS encoding DUF7126 family protein — translation MRAVIAGPDDGELGRALEAEGVELTAVNGVASRPALEDAAITEADLFVLTDVGQATAIAVAKDVNPDVRVVVYDEQSIPEFARSQADLIVDPNLLDANAVAEELTA, via the coding sequence ATGCGCGCAGTCATCGCAGGTCCCGACGACGGAGAACTCGGTCGCGCCCTCGAAGCAGAGGGCGTCGAACTGACGGCTGTCAACGGCGTCGCCTCCCGTCCCGCGCTCGAAGACGCGGCCATCACCGAGGCCGACCTCTTCGTCCTCACGGACGTCGGACAGGCCACGGCCATCGCGGTTGCAAAGGACGTGAACCCGGACGTTCGCGTCGTCGTCTACGACGAGCAGTCCATCCCCGAATTCGCTCGGAGTCAGGCCGACCTCATCGTGGACCCGAACCTCCTCGATGCGAACGCAGTCGCAGAGGAGTTGACGGCCTGA
- the thrS gene encoding threonine--tRNA ligase: MSDIVVTLPDGAELDMEEGATVEDVAYEIGPGLGKDTVAGVVDGELVDKATPLSEDCRLVIVTDQSDEYLSVLRHSAAHVFAQALKRLHPEAKLTIGPWTDEGFYYDIAGIELDSDDLAEIEDEGHDIIEEDLDIERVEKSREEAFDMYEDNEYKQDILDTEAADEDSISFYEQGEFSDLCKGPHVSSTGEIGGFTLLETSAAYWRGDEENDMLTRVYGTAFPTEKGLEQYLERMEEAEERDHRKLGKELDLFSIDETTGPGLPLYHPHGKTILRELSDYAGELNRGAGYDEVETPHLFRTELWKKSGHYDNYVDDMFLLDVNDEEYGLKPMNCPGHATIFDQHSWSYRDLPIRYFENGKVYRKEQRGELSGLSRVWSFTIDDGHLFVRPDQIEREIRQVMDLIFEVIETFDLDVEVALATRPEKSVGSDELWEHAEEQLRSVLESTGIDYDIEAGDGAFYGPKIDFGFEDALGRVWDGPTVQLDFNMPERFDLTYVTEENEEERPVMIHRALYGSYERFFMVLIEHFDGKFPLWLSPEQVRVLPVSDDNLGYAHRVANELDDFRVEVEDRSWTVGRKIQQAHDDRVPYMIIVGGDEEEAGTISVRDRLEREEKDVSLEAFREHLEAERDEKSTELGFLD; this comes from the coding sequence ATGAGCGATATCGTTGTCACGCTCCCGGACGGCGCCGAACTCGACATGGAGGAAGGCGCAACCGTGGAGGACGTGGCGTACGAAATCGGCCCGGGACTAGGCAAGGACACGGTGGCAGGTGTCGTGGACGGCGAACTCGTCGACAAGGCGACGCCGCTGTCCGAGGACTGCCGACTCGTCATCGTCACCGACCAGAGCGACGAGTACCTGAGCGTCCTCCGGCACTCCGCGGCCCACGTCTTCGCGCAGGCGCTGAAGCGACTCCACCCCGAAGCGAAACTCACCATCGGCCCGTGGACCGACGAGGGGTTCTACTACGACATCGCAGGCATCGAACTCGACAGCGACGACCTCGCGGAAATCGAGGACGAGGGCCACGACATCATCGAGGAGGACCTCGACATCGAGCGCGTCGAGAAATCGCGCGAAGAGGCCTTCGACATGTACGAGGACAACGAGTATAAACAGGACATCCTCGACACCGAAGCGGCCGACGAGGACTCGATTTCCTTCTACGAACAGGGCGAGTTCTCGGACCTGTGTAAGGGACCGCACGTCTCCTCGACGGGCGAAATCGGCGGCTTCACGCTGCTCGAAACCTCCGCGGCGTACTGGCGCGGGGACGAGGAGAACGACATGCTGACCCGCGTGTACGGGACGGCGTTCCCGACCGAGAAGGGCCTCGAACAGTACCTCGAACGCATGGAGGAGGCCGAAGAGCGCGACCACCGCAAACTCGGCAAGGAACTCGACCTGTTCTCCATCGACGAGACGACGGGACCGGGCCTGCCGCTGTATCACCCCCACGGAAAGACGATTCTCCGCGAACTGTCCGATTACGCGGGCGAACTCAACCGCGGCGCGGGCTACGACGAGGTGGAGACGCCCCACCTGTTCCGCACGGAACTCTGGAAGAAATCGGGTCACTACGACAACTACGTGGACGACATGTTCCTCCTCGACGTGAACGACGAGGAGTACGGCCTGAAGCCGATGAACTGTCCCGGCCACGCGACCATCTTCGACCAGCACAGTTGGAGTTACCGCGACCTGCCGATTCGCTACTTCGAGAACGGCAAGGTGTATCGCAAGGAACAGCGCGGCGAACTCTCCGGCCTCTCGCGCGTCTGGTCGTTCACCATCGACGACGGCCACCTGTTCGTCCGTCCCGACCAAATCGAGCGCGAGATTCGACAGGTCATGGACCTCATCTTCGAGGTCATCGAGACGTTCGACTTGGACGTGGAAGTCGCGCTCGCCACCCGCCCCGAGAAGTCCGTCGGTAGCGACGAGTTGTGGGAGCACGCCGAAGAACAACTCCGCTCCGTCCTCGAATCCACCGGCATCGACTACGACATCGAGGCGGGCGACGGCGCGTTCTACGGCCCCAAAATCGACTTCGGCTTCGAGGACGCCCTCGGGCGGGTCTGGGACGGCCCGACGGTCCAACTCGACTTCAACATGCCCGAGCGCTTCGACCTGACGTACGTCACCGAGGAAAACGAGGAGGAGCGCCCGGTCATGATCCACCGCGCGCTGTACGGTAGCTACGAGCGCTTCTTCATGGTGCTCATCGAGCACTTCGACGGCAAGTTCCCGCTCTGGCTCTCGCCCGAGCAGGTCCGCGTCCTCCCCGTCAGCGACGACAACCTCGGCTACGCCCACCGCGTCGCCAACGAACTCGACGACTTCCGCGTCGAAGTCGAGGACCGCTCGTGGACGGTTGGGAGAAAGATTCAGCAGGCCCACGACGACCGCGTTCCCTACATGATAATCGTCGGCGGCGACGAGGAGGAAGCGGGCACGATTTCGGTCCGCGACCGTCTGGAGCGCGAGGAGAAGGACGTTTCGTTGGAGGCGTTCCGCGAGCATCTGGAAGCAGAGCGGGACGAGAAGAGTACGGAACTCGGCTTCTTGGACTGA